The following coding sequences lie in one Desmodus rotundus isolate HL8 chromosome 1, HLdesRot8A.1, whole genome shotgun sequence genomic window:
- the SH2D3C gene encoding SH2 domain-containing protein 3C isoform X6 gives MTAVGRRCPALGPRGAAGEPEASEDYVKFSKEKYILDSSPEKLHKELEEELKLSSTDLRSHAWYHGRIPREVSETLVQRNGDFLIRDSLTSLGDYVLTCRWRNQALHFKINKVVVKAGESYTHIQYLFEQESFDHVPALVRYHVGSRKAVSEQSGAIIYCPVNRTFPLRYLEACYGLGQGSGKAASPASPSGPKGSHMKRRSVTMTDGLTADKVTRSDGCPTSTSLPHPRESIRNCALSMDQIPDLHSPMSPISESPSSPAYSTVTRVHAAPAATSATALPASPVMRRSSEPQLCPGSTPKAPGELDKGPYASPSHTLCKASPSPSLSSYSDPDSGHYCQLQPPVRGTREWAAAEASSRQAKSCGEKLKELSENGAPDGDWGRAFTAPIVEATSSFNLATFQSLLIPKDNRPLEVGLLRKVKELLAEVDARTLARHVTKVDCLVARILGVTKEMQTLMGVRWGMELLTLPHGRQLRLDLLERFHTMSIMLAVDILGCTGSAEERAALLHKTIQLAAELRGTMGNMFSFAAVMGALDMAQIARLEQTWMTLRQRHTEGAILYEKKLKPFLKSLNEGKEGPPLSNTTFPHVLPLITLLECDSAPAEGPEPWGSTEHGVEVVLAHLEAARTVAHHGGLYHTNAEVKLQGFQAQPELLEVFSTEFQMRLLWGSQGASSNQARRYEKFDKVLTALSHKLEPAIRSSEL, from the exons ATGACTGCAGTGGGCCGAAGGTGTCCCGCACTGGGACCCAGGGG GGCTGCTGGAGAGCCGGAGGCCAGTGAGGACTACGTGAAG TTTTCCAAGGAGAAGTATATCTTGGATTCATCGCCTGAGAAACTGCACAAGGAGTTGGAGGAAGAACTCAAACTCAGCAGCACAGATCTCCGCAGCCACGCCTGGTACCATGGTCGCATCCCCCGTGAG GTCTCGGAGACCCTGGTGCAGCGCAACGGCGACTTCCTCATCCGGGACTCGCTCACTAGCCTGGGGGACTACGTGCTCACGTGCCGTTGGCGCAACCAGGCCTTGCACTTCAAGATCAACAAGGTGGTGGTGAAGGCGGGCGAGAGCTACACCCACATCCAGTACCTGTTCGAGCAGGAGAGCTTCGACCACGTGCCCGCCCTGGTGCGGTACCACGTGGGCAGCCGAAAGGCCGTGTCGGAGCAGAGTGGCGCCATCATCTACTGCCCCGTAAACCGCACCTTCCCGCTGCGCTACCTGGAGGCCTGCTACGGCCTGGGCCAGGGCAGCGGCAAGGCTGCCAGCCCCGCCAGCCCCTCGGGCCCCAAGGGCAGCCACATGAAGCGGCGCAGCGTCACCATGACCGATGGGCTCACGGCCGACAAGGTCACCCGCAGCGATGGCTGCCCCACCAG CACGTCACTGCCCCACCCCCGGGAATCCATCCGCAACTGTGCCCTCAGCATGGACCAGATCCCAGACCTGCACTCGCCCATGTCCCCCATCTCCGAGAGCCCCAGCTCCCCTGCCTACAGTACCG TGACCCGTGTTCATGCCGCCCCTGCAGCCACCTCAGCCACAGCGCTGCCTGCCTCCCCTGTCATGCGCCGCTCCAGTGAACCTCAGCTGTGTCCTGGAAGTACCCCAAAGGCCCCTGGGGAGTTGGACAAGGGCCCTTatgccagcccctcccacaccctctgCAAGGCCTCCCCATCACCATCCCTCAGCAGCTACAGCGACCCGGACTCTGGCCATTACTGCCAGCTCCAGCCTCCTGTTCGTGGCACCCGTGAGTGGGCAGCAGCTGAGGCCTCCAGCCGGCAGGCCAAGAGCTGTGGGGAGAAGCTAAAGGAACTGTCGGAAAACGGGGCTCCCGATGGGGACTGGGGCAGGGCCTTCACAGCCCCCATTGTAGAAGCCACCTCTTCCTTCAACCTGGCCACCTTCCAGTCACTACTCATCCCCAAGGATAACCGGCCACTGGAGGTGGGCCTCCTGCGCAAGGTCAAGGAGCTGCTGGCAGAGGTGGACGCCCGGACGCTGGCTCGGCATGTCACCAAGGTTGACTGCCTG GTTGCTAGGATACTGGGCGTTACCAAGGAGATGCAGACCCTAATGGGAGTCCGCTGGGGCATGGAGCTGCTCACCCTCCCCCATGGCCGGCAGCTACGACTAGACCTGCTGGAAAG GTTCCACACCATGTCCATCATGCTGGCTGTGGACATCCTGGGCTGCACCGGCTCTGCTGAGGAGCGGGCAGCTCTTCTGCACAAGACCATCCAGCTGGCGGCTGAGCTTCGGGGGACCATGGGCAATATGTTCAGCTTCGCTGCGGTCATGGGCGCCCTGGATATGGCCCAG ATTGCCCGGCTGGAGCAGACGTGGATGACCCTGCGGCAGCGACACACGGAAGGTGCCATCCTCTATGAGAAGAAGCTCAAGCCGTTTCTCAAGAGCCTCAATGAGGGCAAAG AAGGCCCGCCGCTGAGCAACACCACATTCCCTCACGTACTGCCGCTTATCACTCTGCTGGAGTGTGACTCAGCCCCCGCAGAGGGCCCCGAGCCCTGGGGCAGCACGGAGCACGGCGTGGAGGTGGTGCTGGCCCACCTGGAGGCTGCCCGCACGGTGGCACACCACGGAGGCCTGTACCACACCAACGCCGAGGTCAAGCTGCAGG ggTTCCAGGCCCAGCCCGAGCTCCTGGAGGTGTTCAGCACTGAGTTCCAGATGCGCCTCCTCTGGGGCAGCCAGGGCGCCAGCAGCAACCAGGCCCGGCGCTATGAGAAGTTCGACAAGGTTCTCACCGCCCTGTCCCACAAACTGGAGCCTGCCATTCGCTCCAGCGAGCTGTGA
- the SH2D3C gene encoding SH2 domain-containing protein 3C isoform X5 — protein MAGNAGMGCLTREEWWRAAGEPEASEDYVKFSKEKYILDSSPEKLHKELEEELKLSSTDLRSHAWYHGRIPREVSETLVQRNGDFLIRDSLTSLGDYVLTCRWRNQALHFKINKVVVKAGESYTHIQYLFEQESFDHVPALVRYHVGSRKAVSEQSGAIIYCPVNRTFPLRYLEACYGLGQGSGKAASPASPSGPKGSHMKRRSVTMTDGLTADKVTRSDGCPTSTSLPHPRESIRNCALSMDQIPDLHSPMSPISESPSSPAYSTVTRVHAAPAATSATALPASPVMRRSSEPQLCPGSTPKAPGELDKGPYASPSHTLCKASPSPSLSSYSDPDSGHYCQLQPPVRGTREWAAAEASSRQAKSCGEKLKELSENGAPDGDWGRAFTAPIVEATSSFNLATFQSLLIPKDNRPLEVGLLRKVKELLAEVDARTLARHVTKVDCLVARILGVTKEMQTLMGVRWGMELLTLPHGRQLRLDLLERFHTMSIMLAVDILGCTGSAEERAALLHKTIQLAAELRGTMGNMFSFAAVMGALDMAQIARLEQTWMTLRQRHTEGAILYEKKLKPFLKSLNEGKEGPPLSNTTFPHVLPLITLLECDSAPAEGPEPWGSTEHGVEVVLAHLEAARTVAHHGGLYHTNAEVKLQGFQAQPELLEVFSTEFQMRLLWGSQGASSNQARRYEKFDKVLTALSHKLEPAIRSSEL, from the exons ATGGCCGGAAACGCTGGGATGGGATGCCTCACCCGGGAAGAGTGGTggag GGCTGCTGGAGAGCCGGAGGCCAGTGAGGACTACGTGAAG TTTTCCAAGGAGAAGTATATCTTGGATTCATCGCCTGAGAAACTGCACAAGGAGTTGGAGGAAGAACTCAAACTCAGCAGCACAGATCTCCGCAGCCACGCCTGGTACCATGGTCGCATCCCCCGTGAG GTCTCGGAGACCCTGGTGCAGCGCAACGGCGACTTCCTCATCCGGGACTCGCTCACTAGCCTGGGGGACTACGTGCTCACGTGCCGTTGGCGCAACCAGGCCTTGCACTTCAAGATCAACAAGGTGGTGGTGAAGGCGGGCGAGAGCTACACCCACATCCAGTACCTGTTCGAGCAGGAGAGCTTCGACCACGTGCCCGCCCTGGTGCGGTACCACGTGGGCAGCCGAAAGGCCGTGTCGGAGCAGAGTGGCGCCATCATCTACTGCCCCGTAAACCGCACCTTCCCGCTGCGCTACCTGGAGGCCTGCTACGGCCTGGGCCAGGGCAGCGGCAAGGCTGCCAGCCCCGCCAGCCCCTCGGGCCCCAAGGGCAGCCACATGAAGCGGCGCAGCGTCACCATGACCGATGGGCTCACGGCCGACAAGGTCACCCGCAGCGATGGCTGCCCCACCAG CACGTCACTGCCCCACCCCCGGGAATCCATCCGCAACTGTGCCCTCAGCATGGACCAGATCCCAGACCTGCACTCGCCCATGTCCCCCATCTCCGAGAGCCCCAGCTCCCCTGCCTACAGTACCG TGACCCGTGTTCATGCCGCCCCTGCAGCCACCTCAGCCACAGCGCTGCCTGCCTCCCCTGTCATGCGCCGCTCCAGTGAACCTCAGCTGTGTCCTGGAAGTACCCCAAAGGCCCCTGGGGAGTTGGACAAGGGCCCTTatgccagcccctcccacaccctctgCAAGGCCTCCCCATCACCATCCCTCAGCAGCTACAGCGACCCGGACTCTGGCCATTACTGCCAGCTCCAGCCTCCTGTTCGTGGCACCCGTGAGTGGGCAGCAGCTGAGGCCTCCAGCCGGCAGGCCAAGAGCTGTGGGGAGAAGCTAAAGGAACTGTCGGAAAACGGGGCTCCCGATGGGGACTGGGGCAGGGCCTTCACAGCCCCCATTGTAGAAGCCACCTCTTCCTTCAACCTGGCCACCTTCCAGTCACTACTCATCCCCAAGGATAACCGGCCACTGGAGGTGGGCCTCCTGCGCAAGGTCAAGGAGCTGCTGGCAGAGGTGGACGCCCGGACGCTGGCTCGGCATGTCACCAAGGTTGACTGCCTG GTTGCTAGGATACTGGGCGTTACCAAGGAGATGCAGACCCTAATGGGAGTCCGCTGGGGCATGGAGCTGCTCACCCTCCCCCATGGCCGGCAGCTACGACTAGACCTGCTGGAAAG GTTCCACACCATGTCCATCATGCTGGCTGTGGACATCCTGGGCTGCACCGGCTCTGCTGAGGAGCGGGCAGCTCTTCTGCACAAGACCATCCAGCTGGCGGCTGAGCTTCGGGGGACCATGGGCAATATGTTCAGCTTCGCTGCGGTCATGGGCGCCCTGGATATGGCCCAG ATTGCCCGGCTGGAGCAGACGTGGATGACCCTGCGGCAGCGACACACGGAAGGTGCCATCCTCTATGAGAAGAAGCTCAAGCCGTTTCTCAAGAGCCTCAATGAGGGCAAAG AAGGCCCGCCGCTGAGCAACACCACATTCCCTCACGTACTGCCGCTTATCACTCTGCTGGAGTGTGACTCAGCCCCCGCAGAGGGCCCCGAGCCCTGGGGCAGCACGGAGCACGGCGTGGAGGTGGTGCTGGCCCACCTGGAGGCTGCCCGCACGGTGGCACACCACGGAGGCCTGTACCACACCAACGCCGAGGTCAAGCTGCAGG ggTTCCAGGCCCAGCCCGAGCTCCTGGAGGTGTTCAGCACTGAGTTCCAGATGCGCCTCCTCTGGGGCAGCCAGGGCGCCAGCAGCAACCAGGCCCGGCGCTATGAGAAGTTCGACAAGGTTCTCACCGCCCTGTCCCACAAACTGGAGCCTGCCATTCGCTCCAGCGAGCTGTGA
- the SH2D3C gene encoding SH2 domain-containing protein 3C isoform X7: MTERCSLWSALSAAACCFYRGSFVQVQFSKEKYILDSSPEKLHKELEEELKLSSTDLRSHAWYHGRIPREVSETLVQRNGDFLIRDSLTSLGDYVLTCRWRNQALHFKINKVVVKAGESYTHIQYLFEQESFDHVPALVRYHVGSRKAVSEQSGAIIYCPVNRTFPLRYLEACYGLGQGSGKAASPASPSGPKGSHMKRRSVTMTDGLTADKVTRSDGCPTSTSLPHPRESIRNCALSMDQIPDLHSPMSPISESPSSPAYSTVTRVHAAPAATSATALPASPVMRRSSEPQLCPGSTPKAPGELDKGPYASPSHTLCKASPSPSLSSYSDPDSGHYCQLQPPVRGTREWAAAEASSRQAKSCGEKLKELSENGAPDGDWGRAFTAPIVEATSSFNLATFQSLLIPKDNRPLEVGLLRKVKELLAEVDARTLARHVTKVDCLVARILGVTKEMQTLMGVRWGMELLTLPHGRQLRLDLLERFHTMSIMLAVDILGCTGSAEERAALLHKTIQLAAELRGTMGNMFSFAAVMGALDMAQIARLEQTWMTLRQRHTEGAILYEKKLKPFLKSLNEGKEGPPLSNTTFPHVLPLITLLECDSAPAEGPEPWGSTEHGVEVVLAHLEAARTVAHHGGLYHTNAEVKLQGFQAQPELLEVFSTEFQMRLLWGSQGASSNQARRYEKFDKVLTALSHKLEPAIRSSEL; this comes from the exons ATGACCGAGCGCTGCAGCCTGTGGAGTGCCCTGTCGGCTGCTGCTTGCTGCTTCTACCGTGGCTCCTTCGTGCAGGTGCAG TTTTCCAAGGAGAAGTATATCTTGGATTCATCGCCTGAGAAACTGCACAAGGAGTTGGAGGAAGAACTCAAACTCAGCAGCACAGATCTCCGCAGCCACGCCTGGTACCATGGTCGCATCCCCCGTGAG GTCTCGGAGACCCTGGTGCAGCGCAACGGCGACTTCCTCATCCGGGACTCGCTCACTAGCCTGGGGGACTACGTGCTCACGTGCCGTTGGCGCAACCAGGCCTTGCACTTCAAGATCAACAAGGTGGTGGTGAAGGCGGGCGAGAGCTACACCCACATCCAGTACCTGTTCGAGCAGGAGAGCTTCGACCACGTGCCCGCCCTGGTGCGGTACCACGTGGGCAGCCGAAAGGCCGTGTCGGAGCAGAGTGGCGCCATCATCTACTGCCCCGTAAACCGCACCTTCCCGCTGCGCTACCTGGAGGCCTGCTACGGCCTGGGCCAGGGCAGCGGCAAGGCTGCCAGCCCCGCCAGCCCCTCGGGCCCCAAGGGCAGCCACATGAAGCGGCGCAGCGTCACCATGACCGATGGGCTCACGGCCGACAAGGTCACCCGCAGCGATGGCTGCCCCACCAG CACGTCACTGCCCCACCCCCGGGAATCCATCCGCAACTGTGCCCTCAGCATGGACCAGATCCCAGACCTGCACTCGCCCATGTCCCCCATCTCCGAGAGCCCCAGCTCCCCTGCCTACAGTACCG TGACCCGTGTTCATGCCGCCCCTGCAGCCACCTCAGCCACAGCGCTGCCTGCCTCCCCTGTCATGCGCCGCTCCAGTGAACCTCAGCTGTGTCCTGGAAGTACCCCAAAGGCCCCTGGGGAGTTGGACAAGGGCCCTTatgccagcccctcccacaccctctgCAAGGCCTCCCCATCACCATCCCTCAGCAGCTACAGCGACCCGGACTCTGGCCATTACTGCCAGCTCCAGCCTCCTGTTCGTGGCACCCGTGAGTGGGCAGCAGCTGAGGCCTCCAGCCGGCAGGCCAAGAGCTGTGGGGAGAAGCTAAAGGAACTGTCGGAAAACGGGGCTCCCGATGGGGACTGGGGCAGGGCCTTCACAGCCCCCATTGTAGAAGCCACCTCTTCCTTCAACCTGGCCACCTTCCAGTCACTACTCATCCCCAAGGATAACCGGCCACTGGAGGTGGGCCTCCTGCGCAAGGTCAAGGAGCTGCTGGCAGAGGTGGACGCCCGGACGCTGGCTCGGCATGTCACCAAGGTTGACTGCCTG GTTGCTAGGATACTGGGCGTTACCAAGGAGATGCAGACCCTAATGGGAGTCCGCTGGGGCATGGAGCTGCTCACCCTCCCCCATGGCCGGCAGCTACGACTAGACCTGCTGGAAAG GTTCCACACCATGTCCATCATGCTGGCTGTGGACATCCTGGGCTGCACCGGCTCTGCTGAGGAGCGGGCAGCTCTTCTGCACAAGACCATCCAGCTGGCGGCTGAGCTTCGGGGGACCATGGGCAATATGTTCAGCTTCGCTGCGGTCATGGGCGCCCTGGATATGGCCCAG ATTGCCCGGCTGGAGCAGACGTGGATGACCCTGCGGCAGCGACACACGGAAGGTGCCATCCTCTATGAGAAGAAGCTCAAGCCGTTTCTCAAGAGCCTCAATGAGGGCAAAG AAGGCCCGCCGCTGAGCAACACCACATTCCCTCACGTACTGCCGCTTATCACTCTGCTGGAGTGTGACTCAGCCCCCGCAGAGGGCCCCGAGCCCTGGGGCAGCACGGAGCACGGCGTGGAGGTGGTGCTGGCCCACCTGGAGGCTGCCCGCACGGTGGCACACCACGGAGGCCTGTACCACACCAACGCCGAGGTCAAGCTGCAGG ggTTCCAGGCCCAGCCCGAGCTCCTGGAGGTGTTCAGCACTGAGTTCCAGATGCGCCTCCTCTGGGGCAGCCAGGGCGCCAGCAGCAACCAGGCCCGGCGCTATGAGAAGTTCGACAAGGTTCTCACCGCCCTGTCCCACAAACTGGAGCCTGCCATTCGCTCCAGCGAGCTGTGA
- the SH2D3C gene encoding SH2 domain-containing protein 3C isoform X8: protein MKRRSVTMTDGLTADKVTRSDGCPTSTSLPHPRESIRNCALSMDQIPDLHSPMSPISESPSSPAYSTVTRVHAAPAATSATALPASPVMRRSSEPQLCPGSTPKAPGELDKGPYASPSHTLCKASPSPSLSSYSDPDSGHYCQLQPPVRGTREWAAAEASSRQAKSCGEKLKELSENGAPDGDWGRAFTAPIVEATSSFNLATFQSLLIPKDNRPLEVGLLRKVKELLAEVDARTLARHVTKVDCLVARILGVTKEMQTLMGVRWGMELLTLPHGRQLRLDLLERFHTMSIMLAVDILGCTGSAEERAALLHKTIQLAAELRGTMGNMFSFAAVMGALDMAQIARLEQTWMTLRQRHTEGAILYEKKLKPFLKSLNEGKEGPPLSNTTFPHVLPLITLLECDSAPAEGPEPWGSTEHGVEVVLAHLEAARTVAHHGGLYHTNAEVKLQGFQAQPELLEVFSTEFQMRLLWGSQGASSNQARRYEKFDKVLTALSHKLEPAIRSSEL from the exons ATGAAGCGGCGCAGCGTCACCATGACCGATGGGCTCACGGCCGACAAGGTCACCCGCAGCGATGGCTGCCCCACCAG CACGTCACTGCCCCACCCCCGGGAATCCATCCGCAACTGTGCCCTCAGCATGGACCAGATCCCAGACCTGCACTCGCCCATGTCCCCCATCTCCGAGAGCCCCAGCTCCCCTGCCTACAGTACCG TGACCCGTGTTCATGCCGCCCCTGCAGCCACCTCAGCCACAGCGCTGCCTGCCTCCCCTGTCATGCGCCGCTCCAGTGAACCTCAGCTGTGTCCTGGAAGTACCCCAAAGGCCCCTGGGGAGTTGGACAAGGGCCCTTatgccagcccctcccacaccctctgCAAGGCCTCCCCATCACCATCCCTCAGCAGCTACAGCGACCCGGACTCTGGCCATTACTGCCAGCTCCAGCCTCCTGTTCGTGGCACCCGTGAGTGGGCAGCAGCTGAGGCCTCCAGCCGGCAGGCCAAGAGCTGTGGGGAGAAGCTAAAGGAACTGTCGGAAAACGGGGCTCCCGATGGGGACTGGGGCAGGGCCTTCACAGCCCCCATTGTAGAAGCCACCTCTTCCTTCAACCTGGCCACCTTCCAGTCACTACTCATCCCCAAGGATAACCGGCCACTGGAGGTGGGCCTCCTGCGCAAGGTCAAGGAGCTGCTGGCAGAGGTGGACGCCCGGACGCTGGCTCGGCATGTCACCAAGGTTGACTGCCTG GTTGCTAGGATACTGGGCGTTACCAAGGAGATGCAGACCCTAATGGGAGTCCGCTGGGGCATGGAGCTGCTCACCCTCCCCCATGGCCGGCAGCTACGACTAGACCTGCTGGAAAG GTTCCACACCATGTCCATCATGCTGGCTGTGGACATCCTGGGCTGCACCGGCTCTGCTGAGGAGCGGGCAGCTCTTCTGCACAAGACCATCCAGCTGGCGGCTGAGCTTCGGGGGACCATGGGCAATATGTTCAGCTTCGCTGCGGTCATGGGCGCCCTGGATATGGCCCAG ATTGCCCGGCTGGAGCAGACGTGGATGACCCTGCGGCAGCGACACACGGAAGGTGCCATCCTCTATGAGAAGAAGCTCAAGCCGTTTCTCAAGAGCCTCAATGAGGGCAAAG AAGGCCCGCCGCTGAGCAACACCACATTCCCTCACGTACTGCCGCTTATCACTCTGCTGGAGTGTGACTCAGCCCCCGCAGAGGGCCCCGAGCCCTGGGGCAGCACGGAGCACGGCGTGGAGGTGGTGCTGGCCCACCTGGAGGCTGCCCGCACGGTGGCACACCACGGAGGCCTGTACCACACCAACGCCGAGGTCAAGCTGCAGG ggTTCCAGGCCCAGCCCGAGCTCCTGGAGGTGTTCAGCACTGAGTTCCAGATGCGCCTCCTCTGGGGCAGCCAGGGCGCCAGCAGCAACCAGGCCCGGCGCTATGAGAAGTTCGACAAGGTTCTCACCGCCCTGTCCCACAAACTGGAGCCTGCCATTCGCTCCAGCGAGCTGTGA